The DNA sequence GCGAGAATCGCCGTCGTGGTGGTGTCTGCGGTCGGTTCGGTGGGTTCGGCTTGCGGCCTGCGAGTCAGCAAGATGAGTCCGAGAACGACGATGACGATGCCAACGGCGAGCGGTGGCGAAAGCGTTTCACCGAGAAAGAGGACGGAAAACACGGCTGCAGTCACCGGGCTCGCACTCTTTACGGCGTGGGTCACGCCCGCACCGATTTTGCCGATAACGTGAGACAGCATGAACCGGCCAAGTCCCGACCCCAGAATCCCGCTTGCGATGAACACGCCAACCGCCTCCGGTGAGAGGGTGGGAATGCCCGACAGAAAAACGAACGGGAGTAAGAGAACGACGCTCACGAGCGTGGTGGCCGTCACCAACACTTCGGCGGACGCGTCTGCGAGGCCCCGTCGGGCGCTCACGTAGCCGACCGACGAGATGAGCGCCGCGCCGAGCGCGAGGAGTTCCCCAGAGAATACGGACGGGAGTGCTCCCACTCAGATAACTCCGTCTGCGCGCAGCTGTTCGCGCGCGGCGTCGTCGTAACCGAGGTCGGAAAGTACTTCATCCGTGTGTTCGCCAAGACGCGGCGGGGCCTCGGCCGCGTCTGTGTCGAGCGACGAGAAGTTGACCGGGTTCGCCGGTGACTTGAACGTGCCGAGGTCGGGGTGTTCCATCTCTGCGACCATGTCCTTGGCTTCGATGTGTGGGTCGTCGATGAGGTCGCCCACCGAATTGACGGGCGTACACGGCACGTCTTCTTCACCGAGGATGGAGAGCCACTCTTCGGTCGTGAGTTCTGCGAAGATGTCGTCGAGAATCGCATCGAGTTCGCCGCGGTTTTCGACGCGGTCTGCGAAGGTGGCGTATTCGGGCAGGTCGATCCACTCTTCGTGGCCGATTGCTTTGCAAAAGCCCGGCCAGTGGCGTTCGCTGATGACGCCAACGATGATGTAGGCGTCTGCAGTCTCGAACGCTTGATACGGCATCAGGCTCGGGTGGCGCGTGCCCATCCGTTGGGGGTTCTCGCCGGTGGCGAAGTAGTTCGTAACGTGATAGAGGAGGAACTGAAAGCTCGTGTCGAGTAACGCGAGGTCGATATATTGGCCCTCGCCCGCCCGTTCGCGGTGATACAGCGCGGTCATGATGGAGTAGATGGCGGTCATCGCACACGAGATGTCACAGATGGAGATGCCGACCCGCGCCGGCTGGTCTTCCGTGCCGGTGATGCTCATCATGCCCGACTCGCCTTGGAGGATGATGTCGAACGCCTTTTCGTCTGCGTACGGGCTGTCGTTGCCGTAGCCGGAGACGTCACAGTAGATCAGGTCCTCGGTGAGTTCGTTGAGGGTGTCGTAATCGGCGGCGAACTCCTCGTCCTTGCCGGGGGCGAAGTTCTGGATGAACACATCCGCCTCCGAGACGAGGTCGTGGAGGATTTCTTGGCCCTCGGCCGAGGTGAGGTCGAGGGTCAGGCTGCGTTTGTTGCGATTGAGGCTGACGAAGTACGCAGAGAGTTCGTCGCCGTAAGCTGGGGAGTACGTCCGGGTGAGGTCGCCGTGACCAGGCCGCTCGATTTTGATGACGTCCGCGCCGAGGTCGCCAAGCGTCTGAGACGCCAGCGGCCCCACGAGTGCCTGCGTCGCGTCGACGACCACGAGGTCGTCAAGCGGTTGCATACAACCCATGTGTAGGCTCCTCCGATATAACTCATGGCACTCGCTCCCACGGAGCAACACTTAATAGGCAATTGCGGAAATCGGCGGGATGATGCAACACACGAGACAACCGCGACGCACGCCCGCCGACCACACGAGGGTGCCGTAGATGCGCGTCGGTGACGCAGTCGTCAAAACGCTCGCTGCAGGTGGTATCGACGCTGTGTTCGGAATCCCCGGAAAGCAAACCCTACCGCTGAATCAGGCGATGGCCGAAAACGGCATCCGCTACGTGGTCGCGCGCCACGAAACCGCGGTCAGCCATCAGGCGTGGGGCTACGCCGAGACGACTGGCCGCCCCGCCGCGACCGTCGTGATTCCCGGCCCGGGCGACATGAACGCGATGAACGGACTCAAGAACGCGCTCAACGACTGCACGCCGCTCGTGCACATCGCCGTCGAGACTGAACCCGAGGTGCGCGGTGGCGACGGCATTCACGAAACGCCACCGGACACCTACGACAACGTGGTCAAGGCGAACCTGCTAGTCGAGACGCCACAGAGCGCGGTCGCGGTGGTCGAACGCGCCCTCGAAGAAGCGACCTCGCATCCGAAAGGTCCCGTCCGCGTCGGCATCCCGAAAAACTTCCTGCCGATGGATGTGACCCAAGCGACGGCAGATGAAGTGACGGAAACCACCACCGACCGCGAGAATCCGTCACTCGACGACGCGGTTTCTCTCCTCGCAGAGGCTGAGCGCCCAGCCATTCTCGCCGGAGGTGGCATCAGAGCGAGTGGGGCGTCTACGTCACTCAAAGAGCTTGCCGCGCACATCGACGCACCTGTCGTCACGACGTACAAGGGGAAAGGAACCTTCCCCGAAGACCACAACCTCTCTGCGGGTGTGCTCTGTGGCGGGACGAGTCCAGAAGTCGCAGCCGTGCTCGAATCAGCCGACACGCTGCTCGCCGTCGGAACGGACTTCGACGCCGTAGCGACCGGGAAGTGGAAACACGACTTCCCCGAGAAGCTGATTCACGTCACCTACCACGCAGACGACATCGGGACGGGCTACGACCCGGCGGTCGGTATCGTCGGAGACGCAGACCGGACCCTTCGGGCGCTCGTGGACGCGCTCCCAGCGAAGCACAGCGATGGCGCAGAACGCGCCAGCACCGCACGCGCGGCAGACCAAGAGCGATTCGACGCGCTGGTGAACGACTCGGATGTACTCACCTCCGTCGAAGCCCTCCAGACCATCCGCGACGGCGTCCCTCGCGACGCAATCGTCACCGCGGACGCCGGTGGCTTCCGTATCTGGACGCTCGTCGCGTTTCCGGCGTACGATGCCCGGAGCTACGTCAACCCCGGGTCGTGGGCGACGATGGGAACTGGCCTCCCGTCCGCCATCGGCGCAAAGGTGGCCAACCCAGAACGCGATGTGGTTTCGCTCAACGGCGACGGCGGGCTGATGATGTGCATTCACGAACTGCACACCCTTGCCGCAGAAGCCATCGACGTGACGGTGGTCGTGTTCACGAACCACGATTATGCGATTATCAGCGAGGAGGCTGCCCGAAGCTACGGCCTTTCTGACGGGGCGTACGGCTGGGGCGACGCCCCGATTGATTTCGTCGCACTTGCGGAGTCGATGGGTCTGACCGGACGGCGTGCAGAAACGTCGACGGAGATCCAGGCGGAACTCGACCGCGCACGCACGAGCGAGGGCGCAACGCTCATCGAGATTCCGACCGACCCCTACGAGCCACAAGCGAGTGAGTGGATGACGAAATCTGACTAGAAACTGGACGTTCCAAACCTTCCCGAATAATGAAGGGGAACACTTATGTGGCACGATGAGACGTTTAGACTATGGCTGACATTAGCAGGCGCAATGCGCTGAAGAGTCTGGCAGGCGTAAGTGCACTTGGACTGGCTGGTTGTTTGGGTAGTATTGGTGGCAGTAGCTCGGGCGAGGGCGATGGAAACGGCGGCGGGGGTTCGACCTCGCTCGCCGTTGGCGTTCCGGGCAGCAGTACGACGACGGGACAGGCAAGTCAAGCGTTCCAGCGCGTCGTGAGCGAAGAATCCGAGACGATTAGCTGGAACACCCAAGAGACGGGTGGCGACCCAGCGAGCATTCGACAGTACGACCAGGGCAACTTAGACGCGTTCACCGCGGGCAACTTCGTACTGGCTCAGGCAATGGCAGACCAGCCACCGTTCGAAGAGCAACCGGTCGAAAGTCTCCCATATCAGGGGTTCATGATTGCGACGCTCCACCTCCACTGGATGGCAGTGGAAGGCTCGGGCATTGAGACGACCGACGACCTCATCGGGAAAAACGTCTGGCCGCTCCCCCCAAGTTGGGGTCTGCGTCAGATGACCGAAGCCGTGCTCAAGAACGCCGGTGTCTGGGAAGACATCGAGCCGAACGTCGTGGACGCGGACACGGGCGACATCGCGGGGGCAATCGAAGAAGGTCGTGTCGACGCCATCGTCGCCTACGGCGCGAACTACGTGAACCTCCCCGGCTGGGCAACCGAAGTCGACGCCCGGGCGAAACTCCATTCCATCGAAGTCACCGACCAGTTCAAAGAAGGCATCAACAAGACGGCAGGGACGAGCTTCCAAGAAGTCGATACCTACGGCTGGGAGCAGGACGTCGGCTCTGACACGATGGGGACGTGGCCGTCTGCGTTCCAATTCCACTTTGCAAAGGACATGTCCGTGGACGTTGGCTACGAACTCGCCAAACTGAGCCACGACCACTACGAACAAGTCCGTGAGGGCCAGCCGTCATACCTCGACCACTCGAAGTTCGAGAACATGACCGACGGCTATCTGCCAGACGCACCGGTGCATCCGGGCGTGGCGGACTTCCTCAAAGAGAACGACGCGTGGAACGACGACTGGACGCGTGGCGAACCGCAAGCCTGAGGCGTTCTCATGTCGGAACACTCACCGCTTCGCTCTCCACTAACCCGCTCCCGAGAGCACATCGCGAACAACGCACTCACCGTGCTGTCGGTGGCGCTCTGGGTTGCAGTCATCAGCTATGCGTATACGCAAGCGATCCCACGGGCCCAGTACGGTGTGCTGTTCCTCGGCGGCGGTATCCTCGTCTATCTCGTCTCTGAACTGCTGGCACTCGAAGACGGCGCGTACCTCGACTTGCTCCTTCTCGGTGCTTCGGGGATCGTCTCAGTCGTAACGACTGTGTATGTGTACGTAAACTACGACGTCCTCTCGACGATTCGAACGGGCTACGCGCTCCCCCACGAGTACTCACTGGCGGCGGTGTTCACCGTCGTCATCCTCTATCTGACCTACCGCGCGTTCGGCAGAGCGTTCCTTGCCGTCATCGTCCTCGCGCTGATTTACGCCGCCTTCGGGTATCTGTTCCCCGGACTGCTCAAACACGGCGGGTTCAGCTTAGACCGCATCGTCAACCTGCTCGTGCTTGAGTACGACGGCTTTTTCG is a window from the Haladaptatus sp. ZSTT2 genome containing:
- a CDS encoding DMT family transporter, which encodes MGALPSVFSGELLALGAALISSVGYVSARRGLADASAEVLVTATTLVSVVLLLPFVFLSGIPTLSPEAVGVFIASGILGSGLGRFMLSHVIGKIGAGVTHAVKSASPVTAAVFSVLFLGETLSPPLAVGIVIVVLGLILLTRRPQAEPTEPTADTTTTAILALVIVLWFGVTPVIRKFGLSVLGTPLLPALTLNFAAGLLVGVVISLYTDSSQLRRAVSGKARNYLLLTGVCWTVAIGAYFTALSRADAVVVVPIFNSSPLFTVALSIFLLGEREAARPSTLIGAVVTVVGVVLITLG
- a CDS encoding TAXI family TRAP transporter solute-binding subunit — encoded protein: MADISRRNALKSLAGVSALGLAGCLGSIGGSSSGEGDGNGGGGSTSLAVGVPGSSTTTGQASQAFQRVVSEESETISWNTQETGGDPASIRQYDQGNLDAFTAGNFVLAQAMADQPPFEEQPVESLPYQGFMIATLHLHWMAVEGSGIETTDDLIGKNVWPLPPSWGLRQMTEAVLKNAGVWEDIEPNVVDADTGDIAGAIEEGRVDAIVAYGANYVNLPGWATEVDARAKLHSIEVTDQFKEGINKTAGTSFQEVDTYGWEQDVGSDTMGTWPSAFQFHFAKDMSVDVGYELAKLSHDHYEQVREGQPSYLDHSKFENMTDGYLPDAPVHPGVADFLKENDAWNDDWTRGEPQA
- a CDS encoding CaiB/BaiF CoA transferase family protein, whose amino-acid sequence is MQPLDDLVVVDATQALVGPLASQTLGDLGADVIKIERPGHGDLTRTYSPAYGDELSAYFVSLNRNKRSLTLDLTSAEGQEILHDLVSEADVFIQNFAPGKDEEFAADYDTLNELTEDLIYCDVSGYGNDSPYADEKAFDIILQGESGMMSITGTEDQPARVGISICDISCAMTAIYSIMTALYHRERAGEGQYIDLALLDTSFQFLLYHVTNYFATGENPQRMGTRHPSLMPYQAFETADAYIIVGVISERHWPGFCKAIGHEEWIDLPEYATFADRVENRGELDAILDDIFAELTTEEWLSILGEEDVPCTPVNSVGDLIDDPHIEAKDMVAEMEHPDLGTFKSPANPVNFSSLDTDAAEAPPRLGEHTDEVLSDLGYDDAAREQLRADGVI
- a CDS encoding thiamine pyrophosphate-binding protein codes for the protein MRVGDAVVKTLAAGGIDAVFGIPGKQTLPLNQAMAENGIRYVVARHETAVSHQAWGYAETTGRPAATVVIPGPGDMNAMNGLKNALNDCTPLVHIAVETEPEVRGGDGIHETPPDTYDNVVKANLLVETPQSAVAVVERALEEATSHPKGPVRVGIPKNFLPMDVTQATADEVTETTTDRENPSLDDAVSLLAEAERPAILAGGGIRASGASTSLKELAAHIDAPVVTTYKGKGTFPEDHNLSAGVLCGGTSPEVAAVLESADTLLAVGTDFDAVATGKWKHDFPEKLIHVTYHADDIGTGYDPAVGIVGDADRTLRALVDALPAKHSDGAERASTARAADQERFDALVNDSDVLTSVEALQTIRDGVPRDAIVTADAGGFRIWTLVAFPAYDARSYVNPGSWATMGTGLPSAIGAKVANPERDVVSLNGDGGLMMCIHELHTLAAEAIDVTVVVFTNHDYAIISEEAARSYGLSDGAYGWGDAPIDFVALAESMGLTGRRAETSTEIQAELDRARTSEGATLIEIPTDPYEPQASEWMTKSD